CTGGATCAGGGGTCAATGGCAGTCTTGTCCTAACAGAATTTTTAGATGTTTATTGTGAGTTGGTTTTGCCTTTCACTTAATGATTGATATTtggttttaaaaaacatttttaagaGGGGCAGCAGATGGTTTTACTAAAGTGCTGACCCTCCTCTTGACCACACAGTGGTGCATCGTGGATCATATTTACTCTGGGCCATCTTCCACACACAGCATCATGGCGACCGAGCAAGCATGTATCTTAATCTACCAAACACTGACAGAGTGTTTGCCATATACCTAGAGATATGCTGTTCTGTTGGAGAAGGGCTTAGGGGGCAGTTAACAGGCGTGTCATTAATATTTGCAACGCTTCCCTGGAGTTTGCCCAGCTCAGGTGTCAAAGCAGCATGAGCTAGTACTGCTGGAGCTAGTAAACACGTCGCTTTGCTTGGTTTCTATGGCAACAATAATCCTCCCCAGGTGATGGAAAGAGCTCTTGCCTGGTGGCAGATAAGAGGAAATATGCTACTATTGGGGTTGGGGTGGATCACATGCCTTGCATCATTGGTAATATGTGATATTTTTGTAGTTAGTTAATGGGGCATTCATTAAGGAGAAGCAATgggggggactgtgtgtgtgtacagtatgtgtgtgtgtgagtgagtcagTGTAGACAGACCCAGCCACCAcaggggaggacagaggggctTTCGTTTTTTTCTGTTGCTCTAACTGCCGCCTCAATGAATAATCACACCAACTATCTGCACCCGACGCCACACTGCGCTCCCTACTCTGTGAAAAAACAAGGTGTCAGAAAAAAGTATTCTTTCTGAGGGTGATTATTTCTGCTGTATGTCTGTATTCTACCCACGTTGGGTTTGTTTATCATAGGAAAACAGAGTGTAACTGACCAAAGTGTTGATGTCAACTACCATCACCTCCTTTCATGATGCTTCCTGTCCTGTGGTGATCTTAAATAATACCTGTCACTCTTCTCTCAAACCTCAAGAGCTCTCTTCTTCAAATGGGATAAGCCCACTTTATTTAGTTGAGGCTTCCTCTGTGAATATCGCTCTACAGGCCTCTTGCTTGTGAAACATGACTCGTGACCGTACACGGACGCTACAAAGATGCCTTTTAACTATGTATGTTGTGGAAGGGAATCCCTATTGCAGCTGTTAAACTGGTCGGCTGGCCCCTATGATTATTTAATGAAAGTACAGTGCTGTGATGTTAGGGGTGGGCGGGCGGGCGGGATGTGAAGATGACGGACAGGTACTCTGGCCATTGAGAGGGCTTGACGTGGagagataaaaaaattaaaaaaagatgGTTGCTGGTAGCTGGTAGCTGAGAGGAAACAGAGCCAAGCCACAAACCAGTCAGTTGATGCTGAAATGTGCTCCCTCTCTCAGATCCAATGTATTATCTCAACCACAGTAGCAGCCAGCTTGTGTTATTGTTACTGCACAACACTGCAGTGTGAGGGCGCAGCGAAAACAGCCTGCTTATTGAAAACATGAGACGACAACATTGCTGATGATGATACGGATGAGTGGATCATTGATCATAGATGCATAATATATGTCTGGATGATGATGAGGTCATTATCACAGAGTACTGCTGAGGCTAATGGTTGGTAGTGGGTCAAACTCTGATCTGATTGACCCTTTCTCAGGCCAGTCAGTTGCTTTTTACTGGTCATTaggtcactgacacacacagtggAGTTTCATATTCTTGTGTGTGTCACTATAGTGCCTCTACTGCCTCGGGACCTGGACAGTCCCAGATAACCCATCTCCAAGCTTGCCGTGTCCCCCTCCGCCCCCCTCTCTCCTGGGCAGGCCAGATTTGTCAAATCTGCCGCATCGTGTGCCGCGCAGACACGCTGCAGTGGATCCGCAGGCCAGTTACATAAGAGTTCTGGGGAGCCACATACAGAGTATAAGCCCCAGGGACAGGCTAGCCTGGTGTGCCTTGTGTGAGACACTAGATGCCACGTTGGGACACCACAGCTATTTATTCCTGGGACTTTTAGGAATAACAGTCTTTGAGTGTCTGGCTACCTTCGAATGaaatatgcatatactgtatccTCAAATTTCGTTTGAAAGAAATGTATCTGTTTTGTGATAGTATCCCATCCTATGATGTGCAGAGATGTACTACAGTCTGTCTGCTGTAATGAAACTGAAGCAATGCCTGTTACACCTCTCAGCTCCAAGCCCTCTCATTCACTCCCTCCATTAGCTGATTTGATTTAGAGATATCGTGAGTGTGGCTGTGTTTGGGTTCAAAGACAAGCCATTCTTACTAAATCTGCTACTCCATTAATCAAACAGCCAATGCCAGTTAGCTAATGAGTTAATGGAAAATAATATAATGAATTTGTGAGTGGGCTTAACACTGGCTTGGAtacgcccttctctctctctctctccctctctcgtaaACATCAAGTGATCACCATTCAGGAGACTATTAGGGAGTATTAAATCTCTGAAAAGTTGTTGTTGGTTATGCTACTGATGCTAGCCCCTTCAACCATGATGCTTTTTGCTTTGACCTTCTTATAaatgtctttctttcttttttctctctcgctcgctctctctttctgtgtataTAATTACAACCATTTAGTAGACAGCATTAAATTCCCTGAAACTGTTGTTGTTGCTAATGATGCCAGTTAACGTCCTTGACCATGGTCACCCCAGATACCTGACCAACGGGCTGACGTCGGTGGAGCGGTTCCCCATCAGCTTCAAGACCCAGTTCTCAGGGAACCACTTCCACCACGTGGTGCTGGGCGTCTACTGCAACGGACGCTATGGTACGCTGGGCATGAGCCGCCGCCAAGACCTCATGGACAAGGCCCTGACCTTCCGCACCCTCAGCGAGCTGGTGATGGAGTTCGAGGACTCGTACCGCCGCTACCAGCACACGCTGAAGAAGGTGAAGATCGGCCTGTACGTGCCCCACGACCCGCACGTCTTCCAGCCCATCGAGTGGAAGTACCTGGTGCTCAACGCCGCCCGCCTagggagagaggacatgaggaaGGAGCTGGAGAAACATGGCCGAGACATGAGGATGAAGGTGACATGTTGTTGTCCTACTTTCTCACATTTTTCTCCTCTAGGCAGACATGAGAGGTCATATGTGTCAAACTTGATTACTTGACGCCTCACTGCCCTCCTTTCATACATTTCCCCCGTTTAGTATCTACAACACTGTATGTAACCCTGTGGATGCCCAAATACTATATTTCACCTTTGAAAAATACTCTGACTTTTAgggtacagtatactgtacactTGAACTCTGTTAGGTTGAAAATGTTCAACACAATAGATAAGCTCTCTAGTCGACTGACCCGAGGTCATCCCTGAAGGAGCGTTCAACTCGTTTGTGTTGCTTTGGCTTGGCCTCCGTCTGGAACGGCATCATGTCATGGAATTCCCCCTTTGTTCCCCGTCTGAAACCAGGGCGGCTACCACGGAGGGGCGATGGGTGTAATATGAACCGTCAGGGATAATTAAGGCCAGAGTTTCCcttagtggaagagagagagagagagagagagagagagagagagagagagagagagagagagagagagagagagagagagagagagagagagagagagagagagagagagagagagagagagagagagagagagagagagagagagagagagagagagagagagagagagaggacagagaagacagagaagacagagaagacagagaagctGGCTGGTTGGACCACATCTCCCAGATTTATCTGACTCAGCTGTAGCGTGGTGGTTGGTGGGGGATGGTAGTAAGACGGTGCGTCTGACTATCACAGCAACAGTAAATGTAGGTCATGTGTTCCCAGCTGCCCAGCGCTGGAGAAACAGCCTTAACCTCTGTATTTGACCTCTCGTCAGCTGTGCATAGTTCACGTACATACCGAAAATGTGTCAGTGTATATATAGATATTTCTGGATGCTGAAGAACTCACCTACGACCCTTTTCTTTTTTAGAACTAGTAATAGGGACATTAGTGTAAAAACACTTTTCTCATTTGAAGGAATCAATCTAGGAATAATTTTACAGTGAAAATCCTCAAAGGCTATTCGGgaaattcatctagtgtgtcttctatgcacaacacagacagaaagcTTGCATTTTATACAGTATAGCAGAGCACTGTCTGTCCTTTAACCCTCCCCCACTACAACACACATCCTTATGTCTATCACCAATCGTATGACTAACATCCTGCCTATGCTCTCAGCTGCATGTGGTTTCTAGAGCACGGAATATGAGCTGCTTCCTGTTTGTTCATTCCAGGAAATCCTTTTCATAATTCTTCTCCAGTCTCCTCCGGACTGTCCGTCAGCAGTGAGCTCTCATTAGGTTTCTAACAGGACAGGGTGACCCTGAAACTCGAATTCTGCTAACCAAACAGTGGATGTTAGTAATATGTTAGTCTCTCTTTCAGtgcctgtagtgtgtgtgtgtgtgtgtgtgtgtgcttgcatgcatgtgtgcatgtgtgcctgtgtgtttttgcctgtgtgtgtgcctaaaAACTGCCTATATGTGCCGGTGTGAGCCCCGTGGGTAATTGAGTTTGCAGAGGGAGTTGACTAGTGGGCTGATTGGGTTAATGGGGTATCATCACGTTAATGAGGGCACTGCCTGGGAGGCTGTCTTCATTACTGTCTGTTAGTGTTTTTACTAATGAAGAGAGACACTCTCGGCTCTCCTCTCCaaagtctctccactccccacaGTGtcgtcatcccctctcctcttctccctacaTTGATTCATAGATGGCGCCTTTACTCACTATGTCCCTGAGATCCCACTGTGTCATTAAAAGTTAACTTCTTCAACTGCTCTCTTTATTGAAGTGGAACTTTTCATTTCCCCAGCCCCATGGCACTGAATGGTGAACATGTCTGCTAATTGATGTTTTTTAAAGCAACTCCTCCTGTAGCTTGCAGCTTTAAACAAAACCAACAACACTTACATATTAGTGCAGTAAAGAAACTGCAGCTCAAACCGGATCTTATACATTAGATTCCTAAGTCTTATTCTGTTGTTTTATCTCAGATCCTGAAGTCATCGAGTGCCCAGTCTCCCATCAAAGAACGGACCAGAGGCaagtctctctccccccaccgcCGACAGAGCAGCCCCCAAAGACGCCACATCCACCGGAGAGACAAGTCGTAAGTATCCTTGGGATCAATCTTAGGTTATTAGCATCACTGAGACAAAAGGTGGAAGGGGGAATGGCGTTTCTTAGATTGTTTTACATGAACATCTCAACACTCCCTAACAACTAGGAAGAGTTCACATCAGGTTACTTTTGAAGAAAGTTTCCTGGATATCATTAGTTTCATGTTTTATGGTCAAGCATCCTGAGATTAGAGTTCATTTAAATCTTTTCTTAGAGATTTAATTGAAAGTTGGGCAGGTTTTAATTAAAAGTAAATGAATCTAAAGCAAATCAGATTGGATATGTATGAGTGAGATTAATAATTCATATCAACTGTTGATCATCACAACTATAAAACGTCTCAATATCCCATCTTGATTTCTTGGCTAGACGCTATGATGTTAGAGACAGATGAATTGGCTGTGTGTCTATGCCATGTTTTTCATCCTCTTTTTATATCAATGAGggcacccagctagcacatttggttccttggaagttgtgggaacgtatgtttttgcttttccattggttctgggaatgaAGCCATATGTTTCCTGACCAGTAAATCAGAATGCTTTTGAGAATGGTCTGAGAATGGAAGTGAAATGTAGCCTTTTCTGGGAATGTTCATTTtaaggttgcagggaggttctgaaaaCTTTgtactatggttccctgaacattttcctgggaggtttttaTTAACGTTGTGAGAACGGAAATAATAGGTTATTTTgaggtttttgaataacttccttaaaacattcactgaatgtttcaattgAGACTTTTAATAACTGCCAGCTTAATTTgggttaactgttttgaactccaagcGCATATAGGACTAATGAAAATGAATTTGCTTAGGCATTATAATAATAATGCAAACACATTTCTTCTTTATTGTGGCACGGCGTCAGTGAGATTCCAACCTGTGATCTACTGTTCTCtctccatggaattagtccactgcgccaccaggatggagctagcatgccattttttttacacatacaaagctgttaattttagtctattcaacagaccccatttcaaaggaagcaagcactcattaagatcaggtgtggccaattagtgggagCAGCCAACGTTCCTGAACACACTTAATTAAcaagatagaggacagagagagttttGTTTATGCTGAGAATagaaagtatatatattttttaaacatactTTGAACGTTACTgatgttttcttgtggtttttatggaaagttttgttAATGTTCTGAGAGCATGACTTTAAGTATAACCATGCTGAAACCTGCAGAAaacattatgctgaagtactgaaattcccgcAGAATAATGTTGTTTCTTAATATTCTCTCAACGTTCTGAGATCATTACTTTAATGAATTAATTAGAATCATGAGGAAACCTGTGGAAAACATTATGCTGAAgaactgaaattcccacagaagaacattgtttcttTACCTTCTCTgaattatttgagaacattcccaatgtcaaaccagttggagaacgtccctagaacattaccaaaaatgtaattaaatttaACCATGTTTCACATTTTATgaaacgttctgttaaagtaatgaaataccaagaaaattgttattttgtcaagttccttaaatgtgctgaatgttccaaagccaagcaactatcttgcaccattcccagaacttTGTAGGAAGTTTGTATGCAAATAATCATTGGACAACTAGGCTTTCACCAAGCTATAAGAAAAATATGGTTCTCAAAACGTTATTTGCTAGCTGGGCATGGAACCCTGACACACTTACTGAAGTTGCTGACTgtagccctttacactcgtacccatatacgggttgaaaatggcagattttgtCAGGAGTAAGAATACTTACtgcacattttccaggaatagtcTAATCATGTTGCTGGATGTATCTAGAGTATTATCAACAAATGCggcgaaaagtacagtaaatttAAAATGCACATCAAATCAAccgtgtaatgtttggattcagtgttgtgtcaggtgaactgatGTGCACTCA
This portion of the Salvelinus fontinalis isolate EN_2023a chromosome 27, ASM2944872v1, whole genome shotgun sequence genome encodes:
- the LOC129825132 gene encoding tubulinyl-Tyr carboxypeptidase 2-like isoform X3, translating into MTGPNATSTCSSAAKMGRHRSKSTSGSTYCNSSPGAESATLSTPNNAGRSSGEEDEKDGGVLFYVNRTGFPIEGVTWERMWTHVAKVHPDGQDMVSKIRNSAYLPKHPVPSVPNFKPSMSVPAWLLAIQNYMKTLQYLTNGLTSVERFPISFKTQFSGNHFHHVVLGVYCNGRYGTLGMSRRQDLMDKALTFRTLSELVMEFEDSYRRYQHTLKKVKIGLYVPHDPHVFQPIEWKYLVLNAARLGREDMRKELEKHGRDMRMKILKSSSAQSPIKERTRGKSLSPHRRQSSPQRRHIHRRDKSPAALDRKPAELSTLNDGYQIRI